Proteins found in one Physeter macrocephalus isolate SW-GA chromosome 17, ASM283717v5, whole genome shotgun sequence genomic segment:
- the LOC129391449 gene encoding zinc finger protein 256-like, with the protein MSQARTPKAPSFSQKNHSGETCSLGLRSIFHLSEREETQHNQKVFGCRICLKRFHFSANLQKHQKQHMEEKFFSNAAVRALFVKSCKCHVSRKPFTYEEVGKDFLATLGHLQPHTTHTREKPNRIVQREATLQSRESHYSWGECKKAFSPKHALVQDQSVLPGRHCFVCSECGKTFRIHTGERPFECSECWKSFSHQSYLTQHWKVHSGKRPYECSECGKSYTSHPEFTLEIGLISAVNVGSLFSLVPTSIIIREFTQQKGLMSAVNVGNVFPVIPSFMNIREFTQGKGLMSARNVGSSLEQILLSLNTVEVTLERSLINAVNVGNLFHLDLVSVIIREFTQDWGHMRVVNVGNLFPRALHSFNIRVHRGERP; encoded by the exons ATGTCACAGGCCAGGACTCCTAAGGCACCTTCGTTTTCCCAGAAGAACCACTCTGGTGAGACGTGTAGTCTGGGCTTGAGAAGTATTTTTCACTTGTCTGAGCGTGAAGAAACACAACACAACCAGAAAGTGTTCGGGTGTAGAATATGTTTGAAACGATTTCATTTTAGTGCAAACCTCCAAAAACACCAGAAGCAGCACATGGAAGAGAAATTCTTCAGTAATGCTGCAGTCAGGGCCTTGTTTGTGAAGAGCTGCAAATGCCATGTGTCAAGGAAGCCCTTTACCTATGAGGAAGTTGGGAAAGACTTTTTGGCCACCTTGGGACATCTCCAGCCACATACCACTCACACCAGGGAGAAGCCAAACAGGATTGTCCAGCGTGAGGCAACTTTACAAAGCAGAGAAAGTCATTACAGCTGGGGAGAATGCAAGAAAGCCTTCAGCCCGAAACATGCACTTGTTCAGGACCAGAGTGTCCTCCCTGGAAGACACTGTTTtgtgtgcagtgaatgtgggaagaCATTCAG aattcacacaggagaaaggccttTTGAGTGCAGTGAGTGTTGGAAATCCTTTAGTCATCAATCTTACCTCACTCAACACTGGAAGGTTCATAGTGGAAAAAGGCCTTatgaatgcagtgaatgtgggaaatcttaTACTTCTCACCCTG AGTTCACACTGGAGATAGGCCTTATCAGCGCCGTGAATGTGGGAAGTCTTTTTTCTCTGGTTccaacatcaataatcatcagagagttcacacagcagaaaggccttatgagtgcagtgaacgTGGGAAATGTTTTTCCTGTAATCCCATCCTTCAtgaacatcagagaattcacacaagGAAAAGGCCTTATGAGCGCACGGAATGTGGGCAGTTCTTTAGAGCAAATTCTTCTCTCCTTGAACACTGTAGAggtcacactggagagaagccttataaatgcagtgaatgtgggaaatctttttcATCTAGATCTGGTTTCCGTtatcatcagagagttcacacagGATTGGGGCCATATGAGggtagtgaatgtgggaaatcttttccCCAGAGCTCTGCACTCCTTCAACATCCGTGTTCACAGAGGTGAAAGGCCTTAA